Proteins encoded in a region of the Paenibacillus sp. E222 genome:
- a CDS encoding MFS transporter, which produces MFANPYVRTIILSRVLLQLGIWIRNYAVLLYVSELTHNNPVDISLISVAEFSPIFIFGLIGGTFADRWRPKKTMVWSDLLSGLSVGIVLLAVMNGGWIALLIGSFVSASLSQFSQPSAMKLYKRHVPAEQLQGVMAMSQTLVAVFMVLGPVIGTFIFIKFGISVSLILTAVMFLGSSLVLLSLPRDVEEEKSGNSGGFVKELTDGLRYIGANKSLRTLGLTFSAVGLASGLTQPLQLFLVIENLGQDKEFLQWLVMANGAAMLVGGAVIMAIAKKVKPQVLLLVGLLVNAICTVGMGASTQIWLTIILLVISGLFFPCIQGGIQTLLVRNTEGAFIGRVSGAIMPIFMGMMVIGMLTSGYLKDMFSLLSVFIASGFFVIIGALLLLPIVIERRNKAEETPSS; this is translated from the coding sequence ATGTTTGCCAATCCATATGTTCGAACAATTATCCTTTCCCGGGTACTCTTGCAGCTCGGAATTTGGATCCGGAATTATGCCGTTCTTCTTTATGTTTCCGAATTGACGCATAATAACCCGGTTGATATATCACTGATTTCGGTAGCGGAATTTTCACCGATCTTTATATTTGGGTTGATTGGTGGTACTTTTGCCGATCGATGGCGACCGAAAAAAACAATGGTATGGAGCGATTTATTATCAGGTTTGTCCGTTGGTATTGTACTGCTAGCGGTCATGAATGGTGGATGGATTGCACTTCTAATTGGATCTTTCGTTTCTGCCAGCTTGTCACAGTTTTCTCAGCCTTCGGCGATGAAACTGTACAAACGCCATGTACCAGCCGAACAATTACAGGGCGTCATGGCCATGTCCCAAACGCTTGTTGCTGTCTTTATGGTTTTGGGGCCAGTCATCGGCACGTTTATTTTCATTAAGTTTGGCATTAGCGTATCCCTCATCCTGACAGCGGTCATGTTTCTGGGCTCTTCGCTTGTATTATTATCGCTTCCCCGAGATGTAGAGGAGGAGAAATCAGGGAATAGTGGCGGCTTCGTTAAAGAGCTCACGGATGGCCTGCGTTATATCGGGGCGAATAAATCCTTGAGAACACTTGGATTAACTTTCTCGGCAGTTGGTTTGGCATCAGGACTGACTCAGCCGCTTCAGCTCTTTCTTGTCATTGAAAATTTGGGCCAGGATAAAGAGTTCTTGCAATGGCTGGTGATGGCGAATGGGGCAGCCATGTTGGTCGGAGGTGCTGTGATCATGGCGATCGCTAAAAAAGTCAAGCCACAGGTATTGCTTTTAGTCGGCTTACTTGTTAATGCAATCTGTACGGTTGGAATGGGTGCATCAACACAAATTTGGTTAACCATTATTCTGCTCGTAATCAGCGGTTTGTTCTTCCCGTGTATCCAAGGTGGAATTCAGACGCTTCTTGTGCGGAATACGGAAGGGGCATTTATTGGCCGGGTATCCGGAGCGATCATGCCGATTTTTATGGGAATGATGGTAATTGGCATGCTTACCTCCGGATATCTCAAGGATATGTTTTCCTTGCTTAGTGTATTTATAGCGAGTGGTTTTTTTGTGATAATCGGTGCGTTATTATTGCTACCTATTGTCATTGAAAGAAGAAATAAAGCCGAGGAAACTCCATCATCATGA
- a CDS encoding carbohydrate ABC transporter permease translates to MGYTRKLAIRNYVVEGFLLLASLLILLPLVILILGSFKTSAEVLSFSLSLPDKWQFSNYVRVFEEGGLSRAFLNSIWITGISSIINIVASSAASFILARRDTKLSNTIYMYFFMGLIAPMSIITTIRVVQGLGFYGSISSVILIYAALNTAFSVFLYSGFIKTIPKALDEVAFLEGASVFGVFFRIVTPLILPVNATVAIMVFMSVWNDITIPVYFLTNSSTWTMPLSIYNFYGKYSRDWNLIFANLVLTSLPVFILYLFGQKYIVSGLTAGAVKG, encoded by the coding sequence ATGGGATATACTCGCAAACTCGCTATTCGCAACTATGTTGTTGAAGGATTTCTGCTGCTGGCCTCTCTGCTCATTCTGTTGCCGCTGGTAATTCTAATTCTGGGTTCATTCAAAACAAGTGCTGAAGTGCTCAGCTTCTCCTTAAGTTTGCCGGATAAATGGCAGTTCTCAAACTATGTCCGGGTATTTGAAGAAGGCGGTCTGTCCAGAGCATTCCTGAACAGCATCTGGATTACGGGAATATCGTCCATCATCAACATTGTCGCTTCTTCAGCAGCGTCCTTCATTCTGGCACGCCGGGACACCAAACTTTCAAACACAATCTATATGTATTTCTTCATGGGATTGATTGCACCAATGTCGATCATTACGACGATTCGGGTTGTGCAGGGATTGGGGTTTTACGGCAGCATATCAAGTGTCATCCTGATCTACGCGGCGCTTAATACCGCTTTTAGCGTATTTTTGTACAGTGGATTTATCAAAACCATTCCGAAAGCACTGGACGAGGTTGCATTTCTGGAAGGTGCCAGCGTATTCGGCGTGTTTTTCCGTATCGTTACACCGCTTATTCTGCCCGTTAACGCAACGGTAGCCATCATGGTGTTTATGTCGGTATGGAATGATATTACGATTCCGGTGTACTTCCTTACGAATAGCTCAACGTGGACGATGCCGCTTTCGATCTATAATTTTTACGGCAAATACAGCCGAGATTGGAATTTGATTTTTGCGAATCTTGTACTGACTTCACTTCCTGTGTTTATCCTCTACTTGTTTGGACAGAAATATATCGTTAGCGGACTTACTGCGGGAGCAGTCAAAGGATGA
- a CDS encoding AraC family transcriptional regulator, which yields MNTHHESDRLHEDQDCLIIYVGKLADNPHWSFPTHKHDDLHEIIYVNEGQGSFTIDGTKHSAQKGDVLVYNKGTLHEERSDPEFPLSTFYCGFRFKEGARANNDWVVPPGSDPVVRANRYSEEIRSLMQTMFNEFSIREEGYNSISHHLLNAVLLIIDRMSQHQRAANEIVRSNTLAESIKDYLDTNYRQHIKLKDLADQFHIDFYYLIHMYKNCYGISPYHYLIQRRMGEATRLLVSTKKKVWEISKLVGYENPNYFTILFTKTVGESPRSFRKRNQKDMFGDPSN from the coding sequence ATGAATACACACCATGAGTCCGATCGACTGCATGAAGATCAAGATTGCCTTATTATTTATGTAGGGAAGTTGGCAGACAATCCCCATTGGAGTTTTCCGACCCATAAGCATGACGATTTGCATGAGATTATTTATGTGAATGAGGGTCAGGGCTCGTTCACGATTGATGGTACAAAGCACTCCGCTCAAAAGGGAGATGTTCTTGTATATAACAAAGGAACGCTTCACGAGGAACGATCGGACCCGGAATTCCCTTTATCCACCTTTTATTGCGGCTTTCGTTTCAAAGAGGGTGCCCGTGCCAACAACGATTGGGTTGTTCCTCCTGGTAGTGATCCTGTTGTTCGTGCCAATCGTTATTCGGAAGAGATTCGGTCGTTAATGCAGACCATGTTCAATGAATTTTCAATCCGGGAAGAAGGATACAACTCTATCTCTCATCATCTGCTGAATGCCGTTCTGCTGATTATCGATCGCATGTCTCAGCACCAGCGCGCAGCCAATGAGATCGTTCGCAGCAACACCCTCGCTGAAAGCATCAAAGATTATTTGGATACAAACTACCGTCAACATATTAAGCTCAAGGACTTGGCTGACCAATTCCATATCGATTTCTACTACTTGATTCATATGTATAAAAATTGCTACGGCATCTCCCCCTATCATTACCTCATTCAGCGAAGAATGGGAGAAGCGACCCGATTGTTGGTTTCGACCAAGAAAAAAGTATGGGAAATCTCCAAGTTGGTGGGTTACGAGAACCCAAACTACTTTACGATTCTATTTACCAAAACGGTCGGTGAATCTCCGAGAAGTTTCCGCAAAAGAAATCAAAAGGACATGTTTGGTGACCCTTCCAACTAA
- a CDS encoding class I SAM-dependent methyltransferase: protein MKDSVLKFYDEIAEDYHLIFADWDQSIAQQARILDQVIQSKFTFSATNTVSLLDCSCGIGTQAIGLAKYEYNVSATDVSPDSVKRAEKEAAARGVNINFGVADFRSLDTDVWGAFDIVLSADNAIPHLLTDGDLHKAFQNIYAKLNRNGLFIATIRDYDALVKEKPSTTQPRVLDEGKRIVFQVWDWAADGKTYTTNQFIVQEMNGEWKTKHNSTPYRALLREEMNNVLSSTGFTDVEWHFLADTGYYQPMVTARKL from the coding sequence ATGAAAGATTCGGTTCTAAAGTTCTATGATGAGATTGCAGAAGACTATCATCTTATTTTTGCGGATTGGGATCAATCCATTGCACAGCAAGCGCGGATTCTCGACCAAGTCATCCAATCCAAGTTCACTTTTTCTGCTACAAATACCGTTTCACTTTTGGATTGCTCCTGTGGTATAGGAACACAAGCAATTGGACTGGCGAAATACGAGTATAACGTGAGTGCGACTGACGTAAGTCCTGATTCGGTAAAAAGAGCTGAGAAAGAAGCCGCAGCCCGCGGGGTTAACATAAACTTTGGCGTAGCCGATTTTCGCTCGTTGGATACAGATGTATGGGGAGCTTTTGATATCGTTCTATCCGCAGACAATGCTATTCCTCATCTACTTACAGACGGAGATTTACATAAGGCATTTCAAAATATATATGCAAAGCTTAATCGGAATGGTTTGTTCATAGCTACCATAAGAGATTACGATGCATTGGTAAAAGAGAAGCCATCAACCACGCAGCCGCGTGTTCTAGATGAGGGGAAGAGGATTGTTTTTCAGGTATGGGATTGGGCCGCAGACGGGAAAACGTATACAACTAACCAGTTTATTGTGCAAGAAATGAACGGTGAATGGAAAACAAAACATAATAGCACGCCATACAGAGCATTGTTGCGAGAAGAGATGAACAACGTATTAAGTTCGACTGGTTTTACGGATGTAGAGTGGCATTTCCTTGCGGACACGGGCTATTACCAGCCTATGGTGACAGCTCGGAAATTGTAA
- a CDS encoding GIY-YIG nuclease family protein, which yields MDMNKRRELLEEYKQIKTYMGVAQIKNKINGKIYIDSYPNLKNKWFTLQMQLDQGRFANAELQKEWREFGEEAFTYEVLEQKDIDKVMDMRWEQKQILKPWLQKLQPYGDKGYNRPPKN from the coding sequence ATGGATATGAATAAGCGCAGGGAGCTGCTGGAGGAGTACAAACAGATCAAGACATATATGGGCGTAGCCCAAATTAAAAACAAAATTAACGGTAAGATCTATATCGACAGCTATCCCAACTTGAAAAACAAATGGTTTACTCTGCAGATGCAGCTGGATCAAGGACGATTTGCGAATGCCGAGTTACAAAAAGAATGGAGAGAATTTGGAGAAGAGGCATTCACTTATGAGGTTCTGGAACAGAAGGACATCGATAAGGTGATGGATATGCGTTGGGAACAAAAACAAATCCTGAAGCCGTGGCTTCAGAAGTTACAGCCTTACGGAGACAAGGGCTATAATAGACCTCCAAAGAATTAA
- a CDS encoding MFS transporter, which yields MTRKRENLLILTLTLVSFVLGTTEYVIVGVLKEIETYLKVSLAAAGALVSGFAIAYAIGTPFAVAFLAKIPRRNSILIGFAVVLVLNVLTIFSTTFYSLMVIRIISAVACGLTISLSISIASDAVNRERRGEAIAWILGGFSIANVLGVPLGTFIGQHLNWSMTFVVTACIGAVPFLFMFRILPRQTTTIAGSFSDQMALFMKPRILLACLIPVLGNSCIFVIFTYITPLLGQSMGIPARWISAVLLIYGACSILSNWIGAKIAKGDFLPKLKWLFVIQAVIFLGLSFTVSHQWLGLAFLFLIGCLSSSMSAASQLYLFDVSGAIAPNSRPFASTLLPVAANVGIALGSGVGGLAVNLGGVKWVPPVAVILALMAFVITAICQRSIQLKPEGATAPKVDYSIPSTN from the coding sequence TTGACTAGAAAAAGAGAAAATTTACTTATTTTAACACTTACACTGGTTAGCTTTGTATTGGGAACAACCGAATACGTAATTGTAGGCGTATTAAAGGAAATCGAAACCTATCTGAAAGTATCGCTGGCTGCCGCAGGCGCGCTCGTATCCGGCTTTGCGATTGCCTATGCGATCGGGACACCGTTTGCCGTTGCGTTCTTGGCCAAAATCCCCCGAAGAAACTCCATTTTAATCGGGTTTGCAGTCGTGCTGGTCTTGAACGTACTTACCATTTTCTCAACGACATTCTATTCCTTGATGGTTATTCGGATCATTTCAGCCGTAGCATGTGGACTTACGATATCCCTTTCGATCTCAATTGCAAGCGATGCAGTCAACCGGGAACGAAGAGGGGAAGCGATCGCCTGGATACTGGGCGGCTTTTCCATTGCCAATGTGCTTGGCGTTCCGCTTGGCACCTTCATCGGACAGCATCTGAACTGGTCCATGACGTTTGTTGTTACGGCATGCATCGGGGCCGTGCCATTCCTATTCATGTTTCGGATACTTCCAAGGCAAACAACGACCATTGCCGGTTCATTCAGTGATCAGATGGCGCTATTTATGAAGCCGCGCATATTGCTGGCCTGCTTGATTCCGGTTCTTGGAAACAGTTGTATTTTTGTAATCTTTACGTATATTACTCCGCTGCTGGGGCAGTCCATGGGTATACCTGCACGCTGGATTAGCGCTGTACTCCTCATTTACGGTGCCTGCAGCATACTAAGCAATTGGATCGGTGCCAAAATAGCCAAAGGCGATTTCTTGCCCAAGCTCAAGTGGCTTTTCGTCATTCAGGCAGTCATCTTTCTTGGACTCAGCTTCACCGTGTCTCACCAGTGGCTGGGCTTGGCGTTCCTGTTCCTGATCGGTTGCCTGTCATCATCCATGAGCGCGGCGTCCCAGCTCTATCTGTTCGACGTCTCTGGAGCAATCGCGCCGAATTCCAGACCGTTCGCATCCACGCTGCTGCCCGTGGCGGCAAACGTGGGGATAGCCCTCGGCTCCGGAGTTGGCGGGCTTGCTGTCAATTTAGGTGGTGTGAAGTGGGTGCCACCAGTAGCTGTGATACTAGCTCTGATGGCTTTTGTGATCACAGCGATCTGCCAGCGATCCATTCAATTGAAGCCAGAGGGAGCCACCGCTCCTAAAGTAGACTACTCGATTCCAAGTACCAATTAG
- a CDS encoding DUF6530 family protein, protein MKIPTTLKHKPVVVSDNYEKVDGRMAGNTDAKGLSLGLAQWNDRGKVDISAKVWRYTGEKWSRQSEELPLHRVLDLSILICRSLEHFREAYRYENLYDPEQPVIDRVGLQGDAMSVEICTDNERINEDIKLFSQALSDDDEMIGERLRTLSKILKDMGY, encoded by the coding sequence TTGAAAATACCTACAACGTTAAAACATAAACCTGTTGTCGTATCGGATAATTATGAAAAGGTTGACGGCCGGATGGCCGGGAACACCGACGCCAAAGGTCTTTCCCTGGGATTGGCCCAGTGGAACGATAGAGGAAAGGTTGATATTTCAGCCAAGGTATGGAGATACACCGGAGAAAAGTGGTCCAGACAATCCGAGGAACTACCTCTCCATCGCGTGCTGGATTTGTCCATTCTGATCTGTCGGTCTTTGGAACATTTTCGCGAGGCTTATAGATATGAAAATTTATATGACCCAGAGCAGCCTGTCATCGATCGTGTTGGACTGCAAGGGGACGCAATGTCCGTGGAAATCTGTACGGACAATGAGAGAATAAATGAAGATATTAAGCTGTTCAGCCAAGCTCTGAGTGATGACGATGAAATGATCGGCGAGCGTTTGCGTACATTATCCAAGATATTAAAGGATATGGGTTATTAA
- a CDS encoding MerR family transcriptional regulator, giving the protein MTYSISEVAKELNLTVYTLRYYDKEGLMPFVERTPGGARNFKESDIDFLKIIQCLKSTGMPIKDIKDFIAWCSEGDSTLQERYDMFTERKASVEAQMEELRKTMEVIEHKRAYYRTALDAGTEEIHKSNRMGNFIAN; this is encoded by the coding sequence ATGACATATTCAATTAGCGAAGTTGCTAAAGAATTGAATCTAACCGTATATACCTTGCGTTACTACGACAAGGAAGGACTCATGCCTTTTGTAGAACGTACCCCTGGCGGAGCTCGAAACTTCAAAGAATCGGACATCGATTTTTTAAAGATCATTCAATGTCTGAAATCTACCGGGATGCCGATTAAGGATATCAAAGATTTTATTGCATGGTGTTCCGAGGGGGATTCTACTTTGCAGGAGCGATATGACATGTTTACAGAACGCAAGGCGAGTGTAGAAGCGCAGATGGAAGAACTTAGAAAAACTATGGAAGTCATTGAACATAAACGTGCTTATTACAGGACTGCTCTCGATGCTGGAACGGAAGAGATTCATAAAAGCAATCGAATGGGTAATTTCATTGCTAACTAA
- a CDS encoding NAD(P)-dependent alcohol dehydrogenase — MITAKARAVDGPDQSFRAAEIKRRDLDLHDVLIEIKYAGICHSDIHTAHGEWGPVNYPLVPGHEIAGIVTDVGAEVSKYKVGDRVGVGCMVDSCGECENCRQGEEQYCLKGNVPTYAGVDKYGEPTQGGYSTHIVVTEEFIVRIPDNIELDVAAPLLCAGITTYSPLNHWGAGPGKKIAIVGMGGLGHMAVKIAHAMGAEVTVLSQSLKKKEDGLQFGADHYYATSEPETFAKLAGSFDLIINTVSANIDINAYFSLLTLDGTLVNVGAPGEPLAVNVMSLIGHRRSFAGSMIGGIRETQEMLDFCAEHNIVPMIEVISADQIDEAYQRVLASDVKYRFVIDTSTI, encoded by the coding sequence ATGATAACTGCTAAAGCACGAGCTGTTGATGGTCCGGACCAATCGTTCCGGGCAGCTGAGATTAAACGACGCGATCTTGATTTGCACGATGTCCTGATCGAGATTAAATATGCCGGCATCTGCCACTCTGACATCCATACTGCTCACGGCGAATGGGGTCCCGTAAACTATCCGCTCGTACCTGGCCATGAAATCGCAGGAATTGTTACCGATGTAGGAGCCGAGGTTTCAAAGTATAAAGTTGGTGACCGAGTAGGGGTTGGATGCATGGTTGACTCCTGTGGCGAATGTGAGAACTGCCGCCAAGGAGAAGAGCAGTACTGTCTCAAAGGAAATGTTCCCACCTACGCGGGTGTTGATAAATACGGCGAACCTACTCAAGGTGGGTACTCCACTCACATCGTCGTAACCGAGGAGTTCATCGTTCGTATTCCGGACAACATTGAGCTGGATGTCGCTGCACCACTCCTATGTGCAGGTATTACAACATACTCGCCGTTAAATCATTGGGGAGCTGGACCAGGTAAAAAAATAGCGATTGTAGGTATGGGTGGTCTAGGTCACATGGCTGTTAAAATTGCACATGCCATGGGCGCAGAAGTAACTGTCCTGTCACAATCATTGAAGAAAAAAGAGGATGGTTTGCAATTCGGTGCAGATCATTATTATGCCACAAGCGAACCAGAAACGTTTGCCAAACTCGCCGGGTCGTTTGATCTGATTATTAACACGGTCAGTGCAAATATCGACATCAATGCTTACTTCTCACTGCTCACTCTGGATGGCACACTGGTTAATGTAGGTGCTCCTGGGGAGCCGTTGGCAGTAAACGTAATGTCCCTCATCGGTCACCGTCGTTCATTTGCAGGTTCAATGATCGGTGGCATCCGTGAGACTCAGGAAATGCTTGATTTCTGTGCAGAACATAATATTGTTCCTATGATCGAAGTCATTTCAGCTGACCAAATTGACGAGGCATACCAACGTGTATTAGCTTCAGATGTGAAGTACAGATTCGTAATCGACACGAGCACAATTTAA
- a CDS encoding carbohydrate ABC transporter permease, giving the protein MKRAKNLYSYYMVFPALLIYSIFFVVPAIAAFYYSFTDWRLDRIDLKFIGWDNFEKIFSDKTLILALKNTAIFAVVTVAGKNIIGLLLAVALNMRLKTKNLLRAIFYSPSILSILVISILFTPMLRTEGTINRVLEAVGLHSLSQAWLTNPSLVIWTIAIVSIWQSAGFQMAIYLAGLQSISQEYYEAAKIDGASSWKSFFKITLPLLLPAININLMLTLIGGLKVFSEVYVMTGGGPGNASQVVGTIILRSFGEGNWGLGTAVNTLLFVVVTIIAIPLLIFMRRKEVTE; this is encoded by the coding sequence ATGAAAAGGGCTAAAAATTTATATTCGTATTACATGGTATTTCCGGCACTGCTTATCTACTCCATCTTTTTTGTCGTTCCAGCGATTGCTGCTTTCTATTACTCTTTTACGGATTGGCGGCTGGATCGGATTGATCTGAAGTTTATTGGATGGGATAATTTTGAGAAAATTTTCTCGGACAAAACGCTTATTTTGGCGCTTAAAAATACAGCCATTTTTGCCGTTGTTACGGTTGCTGGCAAAAACATTATTGGTTTGCTGCTTGCCGTGGCGCTAAACATGAGATTAAAAACGAAGAACCTGCTGCGCGCGATTTTCTACTCCCCTTCCATACTGAGCATTCTGGTCATCAGCATCCTGTTCACACCAATGCTGCGTACAGAAGGTACGATCAATCGAGTATTGGAAGCAGTCGGATTACATTCATTAAGCCAGGCTTGGTTGACCAATCCTTCCCTTGTCATCTGGACGATTGCGATCGTATCCATCTGGCAAAGCGCCGGATTCCAAATGGCCATCTATCTGGCTGGTTTGCAATCTATTTCTCAAGAATATTATGAAGCCGCTAAGATTGACGGAGCAAGCTCCTGGAAAAGTTTTTTCAAAATTACGCTGCCTCTGCTGCTGCCAGCCATCAATATTAATCTGATGTTGACACTGATTGGCGGGCTTAAAGTATTCTCGGAAGTGTATGTCATGACCGGCGGTGGCCCAGGCAACGCTTCACAAGTTGTGGGTACCATCATTCTCCGTTCTTTCGGTGAAGGAAACTGGGGTCTGGGCACCGCAGTTAACACACTTCTGTTTGTGGTCGTTACGATTATTGCTATACCGCTATTGATCTTCATGCGGCGTAAGGAGGTTACGGAATAA
- a CDS encoding cupin domain-containing protein, which translates to MTNEHLSNSTIFPLGKKVEANFIGDAYLEMVFTDETPLNTSIGNVTFAPGARNNWHSHVVGQVLLITGGEGWYQEEGKPARLLKTGDIVNIPPNVKHWHGATADSWFVHLAMTPGQTEWLEPVNDEWYNAL; encoded by the coding sequence ATGACAAACGAACATTTGAGTAACAGCACTATCTTCCCGCTGGGAAAAAAAGTAGAAGCCAATTTTATTGGAGACGCATATCTGGAGATGGTCTTTACAGATGAAACTCCACTTAACACTAGCATTGGAAATGTCACTTTCGCGCCGGGAGCACGCAATAATTGGCATTCACACGTTGTAGGTCAAGTATTACTCATTACAGGTGGTGAAGGCTGGTACCAAGAAGAAGGTAAACCCGCACGATTGCTTAAAACCGGAGATATTGTAAATATTCCTCCTAACGTGAAGCACTGGCATGGGGCAACAGCCGATAGCTGGTTTGTGCATCTGGCTATGACACCTGGACAGACGGAATGGTTAGAACCTGTGAATGATGAGTGGTACAATGCGCTCTGA
- a CDS encoding carboxymuconolactone decarboxylase family protein produces the protein MEKKQTAGRDILGEFAPKFAELNDDILFGEVWSRVEQLSSRDRSMITLSALIAGGNFEQLTPHLHKAKENGIARHEVAEMITHLSFYVGWPKAWSAFNIAKDIYK, from the coding sequence ATGGAAAAAAAACAAACTGCTGGACGAGATATATTGGGTGAATTCGCCCCCAAATTTGCAGAGTTGAATGACGATATTCTGTTTGGCGAGGTATGGTCAAGAGTAGAACAATTATCCAGTCGTGATCGCAGTATGATTACCCTCTCTGCACTTATTGCCGGCGGAAATTTTGAACAATTAACCCCCCACCTTCATAAAGCAAAGGAAAATGGAATAGCTCGTCATGAAGTGGCTGAAATGATTACTCACCTTTCCTTCTATGTGGGCTGGCCTAAGGCATGGTCTGCGTTCAATATTGCAAAAGACATTTATAAATAA